The proteins below come from a single Streptomyces tubercidicus genomic window:
- the nuoN gene encoding NADH-quinone oxidoreductase subunit NuoN, translated as MSSVASVHSLWTAAAGAPGKIPAPHIEYTQLAPTLIVLGAAVLGIVIEAFVPRRHRYYSQLLLALVALAAGFAAVIGLAAGGFGSSKAHIAAMGALAVDGPALFLQGTILLVSLVAVFTFAERRLDPAAHGNRVDSFAAQPAAVPGGAAEQAAVKAGFTTTEVFPILLFAVGGMLVFPAANDLLTLFIALEVFSLPLYILCALARRQRLLSQEAAVKYFLLGAFSSAFLLFGVALLYGYAGTVTYAGIAEVISDGAKQIDPALAGTMGNDALLLIGAALVLMGLLFKVGAVPFHMWTPDVYQGAPTPVTGFMAAATKVAAFGALLRLLYVVLPGMRWDWQPVMWGVAILTMLGGAIVAITQTDIKRLLAYSSIAHAGFLLAGVLATSEEGISSVLFYLGAYSFVTLGAFAVVTLVRDAGGEATALSKWAGLGRRSPLVAAVFAVFLLAFAGIPLTSGFAGKFAVFKAAAQGGAGWLVVVGVLSSAIAAFFYIRVIVLMFFNEPKADGPTVAVPSPLTTTAIAIGVAVTLVLGLAPQYFLDLAGQAGVFVR; from the coding sequence GTGAGTTCCGTGGCAAGTGTCCACAGCCTGTGGACAGCGGCGGCCGGTGCACCGGGCAAGATCCCCGCGCCGCATATCGAGTACACCCAGCTGGCGCCGACGCTGATCGTCCTGGGCGCGGCGGTGCTCGGCATCGTCATCGAGGCGTTCGTGCCGCGCCGCCACCGCTACTACTCCCAGCTGCTGCTGGCCCTGGTCGCGCTGGCGGCCGGGTTCGCCGCGGTGATCGGGCTGGCGGCCGGCGGCTTCGGCTCGTCCAAGGCGCATATCGCCGCCATGGGCGCCCTCGCCGTCGACGGGCCCGCGCTGTTCCTGCAGGGCACCATCCTGCTGGTGTCCCTGGTCGCGGTCTTCACCTTCGCCGAGCGCCGGCTCGACCCGGCGGCGCACGGCAACCGCGTGGACTCCTTCGCGGCGCAGCCCGCGGCCGTCCCCGGCGGCGCCGCCGAACAGGCCGCGGTCAAGGCGGGGTTCACCACCACCGAGGTCTTCCCGATCCTGCTGTTCGCGGTCGGCGGCATGCTGGTCTTCCCGGCGGCCAACGACCTGCTGACCCTCTTCATCGCGCTGGAGGTCTTCTCCCTCCCGCTGTACATCCTGTGTGCGCTGGCCCGCCGCCAGCGGCTGCTGTCGCAGGAGGCCGCGGTGAAGTACTTCCTCCTCGGCGCCTTCTCCTCCGCCTTCCTGCTGTTCGGCGTGGCCCTGCTGTACGGCTACGCGGGCACGGTCACCTACGCCGGGATCGCCGAGGTGATCTCCGACGGTGCCAAGCAGATCGATCCGGCGCTGGCCGGCACGATGGGCAATGACGCGCTGCTGCTGATCGGGGCGGCGCTGGTGCTGATGGGGCTGCTGTTCAAGGTCGGCGCGGTCCCGTTCCATATGTGGACGCCGGACGTCTACCAGGGCGCACCGACCCCGGTCACCGGCTTCATGGCGGCCGCCACCAAGGTCGCGGCCTTTGGCGCGCTGCTGCGTCTGCTGTATGTCGTCCTGCCGGGGATGCGCTGGGACTGGCAGCCGGTGATGTGGGGCGTCGCGATCCTCACGATGCTGGGCGGGGCGATCGTCGCCATCACCCAGACCGATATCAAGCGGCTGCTGGCCTACTCCTCCATCGCGCACGCCGGCTTCCTCCTGGCCGGTGTCCTCGCCACCAGCGAGGAGGGCATCTCCTCGGTGCTCTTCTACCTCGGCGCCTACTCCTTCGTGACCCTCGGCGCGTTCGCCGTGGTCACCCTGGTGCGGGATGCCGGCGGTGAGGCCACCGCGCTGTCCAAGTGGGCCGGGCTCGGCCGCCGTTCACCGCTGGTGGCCGCGGTCTTCGCGGTCTTCCTGCTGGCCTTCGCGGGCATCCCGCTGACCTCCGGGTTCGCCGGTAAGTTCGCGGTCTTCAAGGCGGCGGCGCAGGGCGGCGCGGGCTGGCTGGTGGTGGTCGGTGTGCTCTCGTCGGCCATCGCCGCGTTCTTCTACATCCGCGTCATCGTGCTGATGTTCTTCAACGAGCCCAAGGCGGACGGCCCGACCGTCGCGGTGCCCAGCCCGCTGACGACCACGGCCATCGCCATCGGTGTCGCGGTCACCCTGGTGCTCGGCCTGGCGCCGCAGTACTTCCTCGATCTGGCCGGTCAGGCCGGGGTCTTCGTGCGCTGA
- a CDS encoding GOLPH3/VPS74 family protein encodes MTGAPLTLPEELLLLALEPVRGRFQGNPRYLRYGLAGAALADLEQAGRITVGSGDRITVIQPLPLDDPVLDGVLAALPRPDKRGRGVKAERWVRRAGRPVQELCVRRLEERGALRRETRRALGLFPYERFPSGAVDLAGPARDRFAGARDAGFPDRRSRVIAALASVTDLDRRLPLGRDHRPVRREMKRLARELWMARAVQRAVRQDKAAAEGGSG; translated from the coding sequence ATGACCGGCGCCCCGCTCACCCTGCCGGAGGAGCTGCTGCTGCTCGCCCTGGAACCGGTCCGCGGCCGGTTCCAGGGCAACCCCCGGTACCTGCGGTACGGGCTGGCGGGCGCGGCGCTGGCCGATCTGGAGCAGGCCGGGCGGATCACCGTCGGGAGCGGCGACCGGATCACGGTGATCCAGCCGCTGCCGCTGGATGATCCGGTGCTGGACGGCGTGCTGGCGGCGCTGCCCCGTCCGGACAAGCGGGGCCGAGGCGTCAAGGCGGAGCGCTGGGTGCGCCGGGCCGGCCGGCCGGTCCAGGAGCTGTGTGTGCGCCGGCTGGAGGAGCGCGGCGCCCTGCGCAGGGAGACCCGGCGCGCCCTGGGCCTGTTCCCGTACGAACGCTTCCCGTCCGGGGCGGTGGATCTCGCCGGACCGGCCCGGGACCGGTTCGCCGGGGCGCGCGACGCCGGGTTCCCGGACCGCCGGAGCCGGGTGATCGCCGCGCTGGCCTCGGTGACCGATCTGGACCGCCGCCTCCCGCTCGGCCGCGACCACCGTCCCGTACGCCGGGAGATGAAGCGGTTGGCGCGGGAGCTGTGGATGGCGCGGGCGGTGCAGCGTGCGGTGCGCCAGGACAAGGCGGCGGCGGAGGGCGGCTCCGGCTGA
- the fahA gene encoding fumarylacetoacetase has translation MPEQSPFDLAEGDPFGPHNLPYGVFSTADAPGRRRLGVRYGRHVLDLSALPSALPAAIHPHAELLAAPALNPLLAAGRPVWEQIRAAVHSAVTDPAHRGEVAPLFHPLDGVTLHLPFEVADYVDFYASEHHATNVGRIFRPNDAALTPNWKHLPIGYHGRAGTVVVTGTPVVRPSGQRKAPADEAPGFGPSVRLDIEAEVGFVVGAPSTLHEPVALGAFRDHVFGVCLLNDWSARDIQAWEYVPLGPFLGKSFATSVSAWVTPLDALDEARTPPPARDFPLLPYLDDAQAEPGGIDIRIEVRINGETVSRPPFSTMYWTAAQQLAHMTVNGASLRTGDLFASGTVSGPDPDQLGCLLELTQGKGPYLQDGDEVTLTAWAPGPGGARIGLGEVTGRILPAV, from the coding sequence ATGCCCGAGCAGAGCCCGTTCGACCTGGCGGAAGGCGATCCCTTCGGCCCGCACAACCTGCCGTACGGCGTCTTCAGCACCGCCGACGCGCCCGGCCGGCGCCGCCTCGGCGTCCGCTACGGCCGGCACGTCCTCGATCTGAGCGCCCTGCCGAGCGCGCTGCCCGCCGCCATCCACCCGCACGCTGAACTGCTCGCGGCACCGGCCCTCAACCCGCTGCTGGCCGCGGGCCGTCCCGTATGGGAGCAGATCCGCGCGGCCGTCCACAGCGCGGTGACCGATCCCGCGCACCGCGGCGAAGTGGCGCCGCTGTTCCATCCGCTGGACGGGGTCACGCTGCACCTCCCCTTCGAGGTCGCGGACTATGTCGACTTCTACGCCAGCGAACACCACGCCACCAACGTCGGCCGGATCTTCCGCCCCAACGACGCGGCGCTGACCCCCAACTGGAAGCATCTGCCGATCGGTTACCACGGCCGGGCCGGCACCGTGGTCGTCACCGGCACCCCGGTCGTACGGCCCTCCGGCCAGCGCAAGGCCCCCGCGGACGAGGCGCCCGGCTTCGGCCCGTCCGTCCGTCTCGACATCGAGGCCGAGGTCGGCTTCGTCGTCGGGGCGCCCTCCACGCTCCATGAGCCGGTCGCCCTGGGCGCCTTCCGCGACCATGTCTTCGGCGTCTGCCTCCTCAACGACTGGTCGGCGCGCGACATCCAGGCCTGGGAGTACGTGCCGCTCGGCCCGTTCCTCGGCAAGTCCTTCGCCACCTCCGTCTCCGCCTGGGTCACCCCGCTCGACGCCCTCGACGAGGCCCGCACGCCGCCGCCCGCCCGGGACTTCCCGCTGCTGCCCTACCTCGACGACGCGCAGGCGGAGCCGGGCGGGATCGACATCCGTATCGAGGTGCGTATCAACGGTGAGACGGTCTCCCGGCCGCCGTTCTCCACCATGTACTGGACGGCCGCCCAGCAGCTCGCCCATATGACCGTCAACGGCGCCTCGCTGCGCACCGGCGATCTGTTCGCCTCCGGCACCGTCTCCGGGCCCGACCCCGACCAGCTCGGCTGCCTGCTGGAGCTCACCCAGGGCAAGGGCCCCTACCTCCAGGACGGCGACGAGGTCACCCTCACCGCCTGGGCGCCCGGACCCGGCGGCGCCCGGATCGGCCTGGGCGAGGTCACCGGCCGCATCCTGCCCGCGGTATGA
- a CDS encoding FAD-dependent oxidoreductase, which produces MSTPVAVIGAGPYGLSAAAHLQEHGLPVRVFGQPMVSWRTGMPAGMLLASPPAASSIGVPRPGHTLGDFCAATGEGPCAADRDLVPVETFVRYGQWVQRRLVPGLEQVRVVSVDRRGDGFELKLDSGEQVGARAVVVATGLTGLAQLPPELAAAIPDGPSATGPVSHSSQHRDLSALAGRDVVVIGAGQSALESAVLLTEAGAAAVRVVARGPAAVGFGAPPDRRPRPPFGHARSRYAPAYRAGAFRWLPVSARRYLGRRVPVPLGAWWLRERFTDRVRVTQGRRIVRATVRDGRPVLALRGADGQGGEVVADHVLAATGYRMDLAALDFLGQGLRTGIVARAGGPLLDAGFGSSVPGLYFTGLPAAASFGPLMRFVCGTDFASPRLARAVARAYG; this is translated from the coding sequence GTGAGCACTCCGGTAGCGGTCATCGGGGCCGGTCCGTATGGCCTGTCAGCGGCCGCGCATCTCCAGGAGCACGGCCTGCCGGTGCGGGTCTTCGGGCAGCCGATGGTGAGCTGGCGGACCGGTATGCCCGCAGGCATGCTGCTCGCCTCGCCGCCCGCGGCATCGAGTATCGGCGTTCCCCGGCCCGGCCACACCCTCGGCGACTTCTGTGCGGCGACGGGGGAGGGGCCCTGTGCCGCGGACCGGGACCTCGTCCCCGTGGAGACCTTCGTCCGGTACGGGCAGTGGGTGCAGCGGCGGCTGGTCCCCGGGCTGGAGCAGGTCCGGGTGGTCTCGGTCGACCGGCGGGGCGACGGCTTCGAGCTGAAGCTGGACAGCGGGGAGCAGGTCGGCGCGCGGGCGGTGGTCGTCGCCACCGGCCTGACCGGGCTGGCACAGCTGCCGCCGGAACTGGCCGCCGCGATCCCGGACGGCCCGTCCGCCACCGGGCCGGTCTCGCACAGCTCGCAGCACCGCGACCTGTCCGCACTGGCCGGGCGGGACGTGGTCGTGATCGGCGCCGGGCAGTCGGCGCTGGAGAGCGCGGTGCTGCTCACCGAGGCGGGCGCGGCGGCCGTACGGGTGGTGGCGCGCGGCCCCGCCGCGGTGGGCTTCGGCGCGCCGCCGGACCGCCGTCCGCGGCCGCCGTTCGGCCATGCCCGGTCGCGGTATGCGCCGGCGTACCGCGCCGGGGCCTTCCGTTGGCTGCCGGTGTCCGCCCGGCGGTATCTGGGGCGCCGGGTGCCCGTCCCGCTGGGGGCGTGGTGGCTGCGGGAGCGCTTCACCGACCGGGTGCGGGTAACGCAGGGGCGGCGGATCGTACGGGCCACGGTCCGTGACGGCCGCCCCGTACTGGCGCTGCGCGGCGCCGACGGGCAGGGCGGGGAGGTCGTCGCCGACCATGTGCTGGCCGCGACCGGCTACCGGATGGATCTGGCGGCGCTGGACTTCCTGGGGCAGGGGCTGCGCACCGGGATCGTGGCGCGGGCCGGCGGTCCGCTGCTGGACGCCGGTTTCGGCTCGTCCGTGCCGGGGCTGTATTTCACGGGGCTGCCGGCGGCCGCCTCCTTCGGGCCGCTGATGCGCTTTGTGTGCGGTACGGACTTCGCCTCGCCCCGGCTGGCCAGGGCGGTGGCGCGGGCGTACGGGTGA